A region of Onychomys torridus chromosome 10, mOncTor1.1, whole genome shotgun sequence DNA encodes the following proteins:
- the Cnga1 gene encoding cGMP-gated cation channel alpha-1 yields MKTNIINTWHSFINVPNAIVPAIEKEIRWMENGACSSFSDDDNASLSEAESEDSSHRRRGPSQREQYLPGTMALFNVNNSSNKDQDPKEKKKKKKEKKSKADDKNENKKDPEKKKKKEKEKEKKKKEEKNKDKKEEEKKEVVVIDPSGNTYYNWLFCITLPVMYNWTMIIARACFDELQSDYLEYWLIFDYVSDIVYLVDMFVRTRTGYLEQGLLVKDKLKLIEKYKENLQFKLDVLSVIPTDLLYFKMGWNYPEIRLNRLLRISRMFEFFQRTETRTNYPNIFRISNLVMYIVIIIHWNACVYYSISKAIGFGNDTWVYPDVNDPEFGRLARKYVYSLYWSTLTLTTIGETPPPVLDSEYVFVVVDFLIGVLIFATIVGNIGSMISNMNAARAEFQARVDAIKQYMNFRNVSKDMEKRVIKWFDYLWTNKKTVDEKEVLRYLPDKLRAEIAINVHLDTLKKVRIFADCEAGLLVELVLKLQPQVYSPGDYICKKGDIGREMYIIKEGKLAVVADDGITQFVVLSDGSYFGEISILNIKGSKAGNRRTANIKSIGYSDLFCLSKDDLMEALTEYPDAKTMLEEKGRQILMKDGLLDINIANLGSDPKDLEEKVTRMEGSVDLLQTRFARILAEYESMQQKLKQRLTKVEKFLKPLIETEFSALEEPGGESEPTESLQD; encoded by the exons ATGAAGACAAACATTATCAATACATGGCACTCCTTTATAAATGTTCCCAATGCGATAGTACCAGCCATTGAAAAGGAAATCCGATGGATGGAAAATGGAGCATGCAG CTCCTTTTCTGACGACGACAATGCCTCTCTATCTGAAGCAGAGAGTGAGGACAGCTCACACAGAAGGCGAGGACCATCCCAGAG GGAGCAGTACTTGCCAGGTACTATGGCTCTTTTCAATgttaacaacagcagcaacaaagatCA ggacccaaaagaaaaaaagaaaaagaagaaggaaaagaagag CAAGGcagatgataaaaatgaaaataagaaggacccagagaagaaaaagaagaaggaaaaggaaaaagagaagaaaaagaaggaagagaaaaacaaagataagaaagaaga ggagaagaaagaagttgTGGTTATTGATCCTTCAGGAAACACATACTACAACTGGCTGTTTTGCATCACTTTACCTGTGATGTACAACTGGACGATGATTATTGCAAg agCATGTTTTGATGAACTCCAGTCTGATTACCTAGAATACTGGCTCATTTTTGATTATGTATCAGACATAGTCTACCTTGTTGATATGTTCGTACGAACAAGGACAG GTTATCTGGAACAAGGATTGCTGGTGAAAGACAAGCTGAAACTCATCGAGAAGTACAAAGAAAACTTGCAGTTTAAACTTGATGTTCTGTCAGTGATACCGACGGATCTGCTGTATTTCAAGATGGGGTGGAACTATCCAGAGATTAGGTTAAACCGGCTGTTAAGGATCTCACGCATGTTTGAGTTCTTCCAGCGGACAGAAACGAGGACCAACTATCCCAACATCTTCAGGATCTCAAACCTCGTCATGTACATCGTCATTATTATCCACTGGAATGCTTGTGTGTACTACTCCATCTCAAAGGCTATCGGGTTTGGAAATGACACATGGGTCTACCCCGATGTTAATGATCCTGAGTTTGGCCGTTTGGCTAGAAAATATGTCTACAGCCTTTATTGGTCCACACTGACCTTGACAACCATTGGTGAGACTCCACCTCCTGTGCTGGATTCTGAGTATGTCTTTGTGGTGGTTGACTTCCTAATTGGAGTTTTAATCTTTGCCACCATTGTCGGTAACATAGGTTCCATGATTTCCAATATGAATGCAGCCCGGGCGGAATTTCAAGCAAGAGTCGATGCTATCAAACAATACATGAATTTCCGAAATGTGAGCAAAGATATGGAAAAGAGGGTTATTAAATGGTTCGACTACCTGTGGACCAACAAAAAAACAGTGGATGAGAAAGAAGTCTTGAGATACCTACCTGACAAACTAAGGGCAGAAATTGCTATCAACGTCCATTTAGACACATTAAAAAAGGTTCGCATCTTTGCCGACTGTGAAGCTGGTCTGTTGGTGGAGTTGGTGTTGAAACTACAGCCCCAGGTGTACAGTCCTGGGGATTACATATGTAAGAAAGGGGACATTGGACGAGAGATGTACATCATCAAAGAAGGCAAACTTGCTGTGGTGGCAGATGACGGAATCACACAGTTTGTGGTGTTGAGTGATGGCAGCTACTTTGGCGAGATCAGCATCCTCAATATCAAAGGCAGCAAGGCTGGTAACCGAAGAACAGCCAATATTAAAAGCATTGGCTACTCCGACCTGTTCTGCCTCTCAAAGGATGACCTCATGGAAGCTCTTACAGAGTACCCGGATGCCAAAACCATgctggaggagaaagggaggcagaTCCTAATGAAAGACGGTCTGCTGGATATAAACATTGCAAATCTGGGCAGTGACCCTAAAGACCTGGAAGAGAAGGTCACACGAATGGAGGGGTCCGTTGACCTCCTGCAGACACGATTTGCCCGCATCTTGGCTGAATATGAGTCCATGCAGCAGAAACTCAAGCAAAGGCTAACCAAGGTCGAGAAATTTCTGAAACCACTTATCGAAACAGAATTTTCAGCTCTTGAGGAACCCGGAGGAGAAAGTGAGCCCACCGAGTCTCTACAGGACTGA